From a region of the Paenibacillus segetis genome:
- a CDS encoding transglycosylase domain-containing protein, which yields MVDTNDKNSGKEQGTHEDKPPVRKRKRGRWVWKTLGWLTLLVVAGVLFAGGAAFGYVSSIVKDDPVRSRADIEEKINYNEVTGFAYFRDGTPIGQLRSEEDRRPVSYEEIPSSVIDAVIAIEDNNFNNHIGIDFKGTLRAVKERLLKENVQTGGSTLTQQLARRVFLNLDRTDNRKIKEMLLALRLERFLSKEEIITAYLNKVPFGNGSNGYQVYGIKAAAKGIFNTTKLEDLNIAQAAYLAGLPQLPSTYSAFNGKGEFNQEAFDRALKRQRLVLQRMLEENKITSAQYDEAMAFDIRGSLATTTKKAYETYPYLMLETERQAAVVIVMLNNPEMTKEEASKNSQLIEEARQQLLTGGYRVYTTIDKKVYTSMHTVSDNEANFSPYSETKGLEQVAAMMINNKTSEILGMIEGRDFYTEQMNYATQMVRQPGSTMKPIAAYLPAMELGLIQPASIIDDSPIILRDYTKGYHIPVNSSGGYKGLVTARTALNESRNVPALKIFNQVLGIDKAWDFSKKLGITTLDERDYGAQTGVLGGLRYGVTVEELTNAYSSIANGGEFVDAYMISKITDSKGNIVYKHNADPQRVFSKQTAYLMTDMLRTVITDGTAKSIKSEFKNYGKIPIVGKTGTTQNYGDVWFMGFTPDVSLGVWIGYKEPVNTLSNAGKSRAKSIWSLVMNEVTTNKPDLFTTTEFTKPDGIVSKTVSGYSGKLPTELTSQAGKLVTDIFNSKFVPTEPDDVLVRAKYITYEGVNYIPQESTPSDMVLEKIVMKREKPIKELVDDLQNAFKIMKSHKDISFYMPKDAGEDAPTKPDPRVDDGIDPSAPINVRFSSKDNSATITFNKNPENDVVGYRLYKSLDGGAFQYTGTAVLTGGATSFTDNISSDHSYSYYVTAVDVAGRESGPSASVGYDGWFPPDDSGTTPDFGDSVWPDDNTGNTGGELSIPATPSSVTIRNGDNGLTVTWGENSTQDQVSSYNIYLSATSDGAYSKVGSTPGTQFSFKTDSPSGWIQVTAVNASGESTASTPIQFNK from the coding sequence ATGGTTGATACTAACGATAAAAACTCCGGCAAGGAACAAGGTACGCACGAAGACAAGCCACCTGTTCGCAAGCGTAAAAGAGGAAGATGGGTCTGGAAAACACTGGGCTGGCTTACTCTACTCGTAGTTGCCGGAGTTCTTTTTGCAGGGGGCGCCGCATTCGGTTATGTCTCCTCCATCGTCAAAGACGATCCGGTACGTTCACGTGCCGATATTGAAGAGAAGATCAATTATAACGAAGTAACAGGTTTCGCTTATTTCCGAGACGGTACGCCCATAGGCCAACTTCGATCAGAAGAAGATCGTCGTCCTGTCAGTTATGAAGAAATCCCTTCATCGGTCATCGATGCGGTCATCGCTATCGAAGATAATAATTTTAATAACCATATTGGGATTGACTTTAAAGGTACCCTGAGAGCAGTCAAGGAAAGATTGCTTAAGGAGAACGTCCAAACTGGCGGAAGCACGTTAACCCAACAACTGGCACGTCGTGTGTTCTTGAATTTGGATCGAACGGATAACCGGAAAATCAAAGAAATGCTGCTCGCGTTACGATTGGAACGATTCCTCTCGAAAGAGGAAATTATTACGGCTTATTTAAATAAAGTTCCTTTTGGAAATGGTTCTAACGGCTATCAAGTCTATGGCATCAAAGCTGCAGCTAAAGGTATATTCAATACTACTAAGCTAGAGGATCTGAATATCGCCCAGGCTGCTTATCTAGCTGGCTTACCGCAGCTTCCCTCGACCTACTCGGCGTTTAATGGGAAGGGTGAGTTTAATCAGGAGGCATTTGATCGTGCACTTAAGCGGCAACGCCTTGTCCTCCAACGTATGCTGGAAGAGAACAAAATAACAAGTGCGCAATATGACGAAGCTATGGCTTTTGATATTCGTGGATCGCTTGCTACAACAACGAAAAAAGCTTACGAGACCTATCCGTATCTAATGCTGGAAACTGAACGCCAAGCAGCCGTGGTCATCGTTATGTTAAACAACCCGGAAATGACTAAAGAAGAGGCTTCTAAAAATTCACAATTGATTGAAGAAGCCCGTCAACAGCTCTTAACTGGCGGATACCGAGTTTACACTACGATTGACAAAAAAGTGTATACTTCGATGCACACTGTTTCAGATAATGAAGCCAACTTCAGCCCTTATAGTGAAACTAAGGGGCTTGAGCAAGTAGCCGCGATGATGATCAACAATAAAACCAGTGAAATCTTAGGTATGATTGAAGGTCGCGACTTCTATACTGAACAGATGAACTATGCAACACAAATGGTGAGGCAACCGGGCTCGACCATGAAACCGATTGCCGCCTATTTACCGGCGATGGAACTCGGATTAATTCAACCCGCGAGCATCATCGATGATTCGCCTATCATATTGCGAGATTATACAAAAGGGTATCATATTCCTGTTAACTCCAGCGGTGGGTATAAAGGTCTAGTGACCGCTCGTACTGCACTGAATGAATCTCGAAATGTCCCAGCGCTGAAAATTTTCAATCAAGTTCTGGGTATCGACAAAGCTTGGGACTTCTCTAAGAAGCTCGGTATAACGACGTTGGACGAACGAGATTATGGAGCGCAAACAGGGGTACTTGGCGGACTTAGATACGGCGTAACCGTTGAGGAATTAACCAATGCCTACAGCTCAATCGCAAACGGCGGAGAATTCGTTGATGCGTATATGATCTCTAAGATAACCGATTCTAAAGGTAATATTGTATACAAGCATAATGCTGACCCACAACGAGTATTTTCCAAGCAAACCGCTTACTTGATGACCGATATGCTACGTACTGTCATTACTGACGGTACAGCTAAATCTATTAAAAGCGAGTTTAAGAATTACGGGAAAATTCCGATTGTCGGAAAAACCGGTACCACACAAAATTATGGTGATGTCTGGTTCATGGGCTTCACGCCAGATGTTTCTCTGGGTGTCTGGATCGGTTATAAAGAACCGGTTAATACACTATCCAATGCCGGGAAATCGAGAGCCAAATCCATTTGGTCCTTAGTCATGAATGAAGTAACGACTAACAAACCCGATTTATTTACGACAACGGAGTTTACAAAACCAGATGGTATCGTCTCTAAGACGGTATCCGGGTATAGCGGGAAGCTTCCAACTGAATTAACAAGTCAGGCTGGTAAGCTCGTTACTGATATTTTCAACTCTAAGTTTGTACCTACTGAACCGGATGATGTACTTGTTCGAGCGAAATATATAACGTATGAAGGGGTTAATTATATCCCTCAAGAATCCACGCCTTCAGATATGGTTCTAGAAAAAATAGTGATGAAGCGTGAGAAACCGATCAAGGAATTAGTTGACGATCTTCAAAATGCTTTTAAAATCATGAAATCTCATAAAGACATAAGCTTCTACATGCCTAAAGATGCTGGCGAAGACGCACCAACCAAGCCTGACCCACGTGTAGATGATGGCATTGATCCAAGTGCCCCAATAAACGTAAGATTCTCGTCCAAAGATAACTCTGCAACGATTACGTTCAATAAGAATCCGGAGAATGATGTTGTTGGATATCGTCTATATAAATCATTAGATGGTGGAGCATTCCAATACACTGGAACAGCAGTACTTACTGGTGGTGCAACATCCTTTACCGATAACATCTCATCCGACCACAGCTACAGTTATTACGTTACAGCGGTCGATGTTGCAGGTAGGGAGTCAGGACCAAGTGCATCCGTTGGTTATGACGGTTGGTTCCCTCCTGATGACTCAGGTACTACTCCAGATTTCGGAGATAGCGTGTGGCCAGATGACAACACAGGAAATACTGGCGGAGAGCTCTCAATCCCCGCTACTCCATCTTCGGTTACTATACGTAACGGAGACAATGGATTAACTGTTACCTGGGGAGAAAACTCCACACAGGACCAAGTTTCGAGCTATAACATCTACCTATCAGCTACCTCAGATGGCGCATATTCCAAGGTTGGCTCGACTCCTGGAACACAATTTTCATTCAAGACTGATTCTCCAAGTGGATGGATTCAAGTAACGGCAGTCAATGCCAGCGGAGAATCCACAGCGTCAACACCTATTCAATTTAATAAGTAA
- the acsA gene encoding acetate--CoA ligase codes for MSQLQGEIISADAPLSNLGNYEEAYNNFKWEDVEKEFSWYQTGLINMAYEAIDRHVDLGKGGKIALRYSDASRDEAYTFQQMKDLSNQFTNVLRKHGISKGDRVFVFMPRSPELYVSMFGAIKAGAVVGPLFEAFMETAVKDRLEDSGAVAIVTTPALLGRVKIDELPLLKKIFLVGKDLEPIEGIIDYHAVMEQSSPEAEIEWVNREDGLILHYTSGSTGKPKGVYHVHNAMIQHYYTGKVVLDLKEDDVYWCTADPGWVTGTSYGMFAPWLLGVTNVIRGGRFSPSDWYNTIQSNKITVWYSAPTAFRMLMGAGQDVVEEYDLSSLRHVLSVGEPLNPEVVRWGLKVYGQRIHDTWWMTETGGQLICNYPSMPLKPGSMGKPVPGIQAAIIDDNGKVLPPHRMGNLAIRTPWPSMMRLIWNNAPKYEEYFRIPGWYISGDTAYMDEDGYFWFQGRIDDVINSSGERIGPFEVESKLLEHPAVAEAGVIGKPDPMRGEIIKAFISLMDGYAPSEELKAEIAKFVKEGLSAHAAPREIEFKDKLPKTRSGKIMRRVLKAWELNLPVGDLSTIED; via the coding sequence ATGAGTCAATTGCAAGGCGAAATAATTTCGGCAGATGCACCCTTGTCCAACTTGGGCAATTATGAAGAAGCGTATAACAATTTCAAGTGGGAAGACGTGGAGAAGGAATTCTCCTGGTACCAAACGGGTCTCATTAATATGGCCTATGAAGCTATCGATCGTCATGTGGATTTAGGTAAGGGTGGAAAAATTGCACTTCGTTACAGTGATGCGTCAAGAGATGAAGCTTATACTTTTCAACAAATGAAAGATTTGAGCAATCAATTCACCAATGTACTTCGTAAGCATGGTATATCCAAAGGGGATCGCGTATTTGTATTCATGCCACGAAGTCCTGAGCTATATGTTAGTATGTTTGGCGCCATCAAGGCTGGGGCTGTTGTAGGCCCGTTGTTTGAAGCCTTTATGGAGACTGCGGTGAAGGATCGTTTGGAAGATAGCGGAGCCGTAGCTATTGTTACAACTCCTGCGTTACTAGGGCGTGTGAAGATTGATGAACTACCCTTGCTGAAGAAGATTTTTCTAGTTGGTAAGGATCTGGAGCCTATAGAAGGGATTATCGATTATCATGCGGTGATGGAACAATCCTCACCTGAAGCAGAAATCGAGTGGGTGAATCGAGAAGATGGACTAATCCTTCACTACACTTCCGGCTCTACTGGCAAACCAAAAGGTGTATACCATGTTCACAACGCAATGATTCAGCATTATTATACTGGGAAAGTAGTTCTTGATCTTAAAGAAGATGACGTATATTGGTGTACTGCTGATCCAGGTTGGGTTACAGGAACGTCTTACGGCATGTTTGCGCCATGGCTGCTTGGTGTGACCAATGTGATCCGTGGTGGTAGATTTAGTCCAAGTGACTGGTATAATACCATTCAGAGTAACAAGATAACGGTATGGTATAGTGCTCCGACAGCTTTCCGGATGTTAATGGGCGCTGGACAGGATGTTGTTGAGGAATATGATCTATCTTCGCTGAGACATGTCTTATCCGTTGGAGAACCACTTAATCCTGAAGTCGTACGTTGGGGACTCAAAGTATATGGTCAAAGAATTCACGATACTTGGTGGATGACTGAGACGGGGGGGCAACTGATCTGTAATTACCCGTCTATGCCTTTGAAGCCAGGGTCGATGGGAAAACCTGTTCCAGGCATTCAGGCGGCGATTATTGATGATAATGGAAAGGTGCTTCCACCGCACCGAATGGGTAACTTGGCGATTCGAACTCCTTGGCCATCGATGATGCGACTCATTTGGAATAATGCACCTAAATACGAAGAGTATTTCCGAATCCCTGGATGGTATATTTCAGGTGACACTGCATATATGGATGAGGATGGATATTTTTGGTTCCAAGGACGGATTGATGATGTCATCAATTCATCTGGTGAACGTATCGGTCCGTTTGAGGTTGAAAGTAAGCTACTGGAGCATCCAGCTGTTGCTGAAGCGGGTGTTATCGGTAAGCCCGATCCGATGCGTGGCGAGATAATTAAAGCTTTCATATCCCTAATGGATGGGTATGCACCTTCCGAGGAATTGAAGGCCGAAATAGCGAAGTTTGTTAAGGAAGGGCTATCCGCTCATGCAGCGCCTAGAGAGATTGAATTCAAGGATAAGCTACCTAAGACACGTTCCGGTAAAATCATGCGACGGGTGCTTAAAGCTTGGGAATTGAATCTTCCGGTAGGCGACTTATCTACGATAGAGGATTAA
- a CDS encoding GNAT family N-acetyltransferase, translating into MEHRKTYIRHTLPQPNNEIVIEGPLNPSGLLGLQMHPDLDAFRKPKDQHEALVEIAGLPEGRIILAREKDVIVGYVTFHYPDQMERWSQGKMSDLIELGAIEVSNEYRSLGLGSRMIQTAFEDDQMERYIVFTTEYYWHWDLKSSGLSVWDYRKMMERLMQTVGMVWYATDDPEICSHPANCLMVRIGKDVPLASEEQFDRIRFQNRFMY; encoded by the coding sequence ATGGAACACCGTAAAACGTATATCCGCCATACCCTGCCACAGCCCAACAATGAGATTGTCATCGAGGGACCTCTTAATCCATCAGGATTGCTAGGTTTGCAAATGCATCCCGATCTAGATGCCTTCCGAAAGCCTAAAGATCAACACGAAGCGTTAGTAGAGATTGCCGGACTTCCAGAGGGTCGCATTATTCTAGCTCGAGAAAAGGACGTCATTGTAGGATATGTCACCTTTCATTACCCAGATCAGATGGAGCGTTGGTCCCAAGGCAAAATGTCTGATCTTATTGAGCTTGGAGCTATTGAAGTATCCAATGAGTATCGTTCTTTAGGTCTCGGATCCCGAATGATTCAGACGGCTTTTGAGGATGATCAGATGGAGCGCTATATTGTATTCACAACGGAGTATTACTGGCATTGGGATCTGAAAAGTAGCGGGCTTAGTGTATGGGATTATCGTAAAATGATGGAACGACTGATGCAAACCGTCGGCATGGTATGGTATGCCACCGACGATCCAGAGATCTGCTCTCATCCGGCCAACTGTCTTATGGTTCGCATCGGAAAAGACGTTCCCTTAGCGTCTGAGGAGCAGTTTGACCGCATCCGCTTTCAAAATCGCTTCATGTATTAG
- a CDS encoding acetoin utilization protein AcuC — protein MSGKALFVHHDKVMSYRFHDNHPFHPIRLQLTLDLLKEIGALDVTQQIESRPATEEDLLRIHHPAYIDAVKGLSQSPPSPLWLDRAEQYGLMDDDTPFFPDMHEATSYVAGGSITAIDAVLSGRCTHALHLAGGLHHALTAKAAGFCVYNDVSIAIAYARHHYGARVLYVDTDVHHGDGVQWSFYSDPDVCTYSIHETGKYLFPGTGFLQERGEHQGYGACMNIPMQPYTEDASWMECFEQSVTRLVKYFKPDIIISQHGCDAHVLDPMSHIQCSMQIYNEMPAILHQLAHTYCDGRWVAVGGGGYDLWRVVPRAWSLLWLEMSQHPLKAGLVKDIHSKVPTAWIEKWQSQTSVHLPSEWLDDLSHWEGVPRRTEITTKNRENLAVALQDYP, from the coding sequence ATGTCTGGAAAGGCTTTATTTGTCCATCACGATAAGGTTATGAGCTATCGTTTTCACGATAATCACCCTTTCCATCCGATTCGGCTGCAATTGACGCTTGATCTTCTAAAGGAGATTGGAGCGTTAGACGTAACACAACAAATTGAATCCCGCCCGGCAACTGAGGAGGATTTACTGCGGATTCATCACCCAGCATATATTGATGCTGTCAAAGGTTTAAGTCAATCCCCTCCCTCGCCCCTCTGGTTAGACCGTGCAGAGCAATATGGTCTGATGGACGACGATACTCCATTCTTTCCAGACATGCATGAGGCGACATCTTATGTTGCCGGTGGATCAATTACTGCTATCGATGCTGTTCTATCAGGAAGATGTACTCATGCCTTACATTTAGCCGGAGGACTCCACCACGCCCTCACAGCAAAGGCAGCAGGGTTCTGTGTATATAACGATGTATCCATAGCCATTGCATACGCCAGACATCATTACGGCGCCAGAGTGCTGTATGTGGACACAGATGTTCATCATGGGGATGGTGTACAATGGAGCTTCTATTCAGATCCAGACGTATGTACGTACTCTATCCACGAGACTGGCAAGTACTTATTCCCCGGCACAGGATTCCTGCAGGAGAGAGGCGAACATCAAGGTTACGGAGCCTGTATGAATATACCTATGCAGCCCTACACCGAAGATGCATCTTGGATGGAGTGTTTTGAGCAATCGGTTACTCGATTAGTGAAATATTTTAAACCGGACATTATCATTAGCCAACACGGATGTGACGCACATGTCCTAGACCCCATGTCGCACATTCAATGTAGTATGCAAATCTATAATGAAATGCCCGCCATTCTTCATCAGCTAGCTCATACGTATTGCGACGGACGCTGGGTCGCGGTTGGTGGTGGTGGATATGACTTGTGGCGCGTCGTCCCACGTGCGTGGAGCTTACTTTGGTTGGAAATGAGTCAACATCCTCTTAAGGCTGGCCTAGTCAAAGATATCCATTCCAAGGTTCCAACAGCATGGATTGAGAAGTGGCAAAGCCAAACCTCTGTACATCTTCCATCCGAATGGCTCGATGATCTATCCCATTGGGAAGGCGTTCCGAGACGAACGGAAATCACAACAAAAAACCGCGAGAATCTCGCGGTTGCGTTACAGGACTATCCTTAA
- a CDS encoding 5'-methylthioadenosine/adenosylhomocysteine nucleosidase has translation MIRTIGLMGAMDEEIALLLQRLDRQKSIVHAGITFVTGLFHGKEVVVCKSGVGKVNAAATTQVLVDRFGVNLILFTGVAGAVDPLLGISDIVISSSCQQHDMDVSPLGYARGVIPYQKISDFPADPGLINLAKEACSLLCKDRHFVVGRVLSGDQFISDNNFVRTLHETMSGACVEMEGAAVAQVCYMNEIPYVVVRSMSDKADGTAEINYTEFTVEAATRSFEIVNHMVSKLDTVLN, from the coding sequence ATGATTAGAACAATTGGCCTTATGGGGGCCATGGATGAAGAAATAGCCTTGCTATTGCAACGCCTTGATCGGCAGAAAAGTATTGTTCACGCCGGAATTACCTTCGTAACAGGACTTTTCCATGGCAAAGAGGTTGTTGTTTGTAAATCAGGTGTCGGTAAGGTTAATGCCGCAGCGACTACGCAGGTGCTAGTTGATCGCTTTGGAGTCAACCTGATCTTGTTCACAGGAGTAGCGGGTGCTGTGGATCCCCTATTAGGGATTAGCGATATCGTGATCTCGTCTTCCTGTCAACAGCATGACATGGATGTAAGTCCCTTAGGATATGCAAGAGGCGTTATTCCGTATCAGAAAATATCTGATTTTCCGGCCGATCCGGGGTTAATAAACCTGGCAAAAGAGGCTTGTAGCTTGTTATGTAAGGACCGACATTTTGTTGTCGGCAGGGTCTTGTCAGGTGATCAGTTCATCTCAGATAATAATTTCGTCCGTACACTGCATGAAACGATGAGTGGAGCATGTGTGGAGATGGAAGGTGCTGCCGTGGCACAGGTGTGTTATATGAATGAGATTCCGTATGTTGTTGTCCGTTCCATGTCGGATAAGGCAGACGGTACCGCAGAGATTAACTATACTGAGTTTACCGTGGAAGCTGCAACTCGTTCTTTTGAAATAGTTAACCATATGGTTTCTAAATTGGACACCGTTCTAAATTAA
- the ccpA gene encoding catabolite control protein A, translated as MTVTIYDVAREAGVSMATVSRVVNNNPNVKPQTRKKVYEAIERLGYRPNAVARGLASKKTTTVGVVIPDISNSIFAEIARGIEDIANMYHYNIILCNADKKKEKEIRVINTLLEKQVDGLLFMGGAVTEEHIQAFQTSSVPIVLCATSDEQGVIPSVDIDHESAAFDAVSTLIRHGHREIAMISGTLQDPANGYARFQGYKRALETAGIEYKEDLVRIGNYRYESGVEAMKYFLGLKKKPTAIFSATDEMAIGAIHSIQDEGLKVPDDFSIISVDNIRMASMVRPQLTTVAQPMYDLGAVAMRLLTKLMKKEPVDNPRVILPHETILRLSVSQI; from the coding sequence GTGACGGTTACCATTTACGATGTGGCACGTGAAGCAGGCGTCTCGATGGCCACGGTTTCCCGGGTAGTGAATAACAACCCTAATGTGAAACCGCAGACCCGGAAGAAGGTTTACGAAGCGATTGAACGTTTGGGATATCGTCCAAATGCGGTGGCAAGAGGACTTGCCAGCAAGAAGACGACCACGGTCGGTGTGGTTATCCCAGATATCTCGAATTCAATATTTGCAGAAATTGCTCGGGGCATTGAAGATATAGCCAACATGTATCACTATAATATTATCTTATGTAACGCGGATAAGAAGAAGGAAAAGGAAATTCGCGTTATTAACACACTGCTCGAGAAACAAGTGGACGGGCTTCTTTTCATGGGTGGAGCTGTGACAGAGGAGCATATTCAAGCTTTTCAGACGTCTTCGGTTCCAATTGTGTTATGTGCAACAAGTGATGAACAAGGTGTTATTCCTTCCGTGGATATCGATCATGAGTCTGCGGCATTTGACGCTGTAAGCACACTGATCCGCCACGGACACCGGGAGATCGCGATGATTAGCGGAACACTGCAGGATCCTGCAAATGGATATGCACGGTTCCAAGGTTACAAACGGGCGCTGGAAACAGCGGGAATTGAGTACAAAGAGGACTTGGTTCGTATCGGTAATTACCGTTATGAATCTGGTGTTGAGGCAATGAAATATTTCTTAGGATTGAAGAAGAAGCCTACAGCGATCTTCTCGGCTACCGATGAAATGGCGATTGGGGCAATCCACAGCATCCAAGACGAAGGCCTAAAGGTGCCTGACGACTTCTCAATCATTAGCGTAGACAATATTCGTATGGCATCGATGGTGCGTCCACAGTTAACAACAGTGGCTCAGCCAATGTATGACCTTGGAGCCGTTGCAATGCGGTTGCTAACGAAGCTGATGAAGAAAGAACCTGTTGATAATCCGCGGGTAATTTTACCACACGAAACGATTTTAAGATTATCTGTAAGTCAAATTTAA
- the ytxJ gene encoding bacillithiol system redox-active protein YtxJ, whose product MVSLLRITSIEELNRLLDNSNQQSLLIFKHSTRCPISAAAHLEVEAYLSDSPNAEVTYGLIYVVEDREVSNEAAERLNVQHASPQVVLVKNGQSVWNTSHSAITSNALKGILN is encoded by the coding sequence GTGGTTTCATTGTTAAGAATAACTTCCATAGAAGAACTTAATCGTCTTTTGGATAATTCTAACCAGCAGTCGTTGCTGATATTTAAACATAGTACCCGCTGTCCAATTAGTGCTGCAGCACACCTGGAAGTTGAAGCTTACTTAAGTGATAGTCCAAATGCCGAGGTTACATACGGACTTATTTACGTAGTTGAGGACAGAGAAGTATCTAACGAGGCTGCTGAACGATTGAATGTCCAGCATGCATCACCGCAAGTTGTGTTGGTGAAGAACGGACAATCCGTCTGGAATACTTCCCATTCGGCCATCACAAGTAACGCTTTGAAGGGAATTCTGAACTAA
- a CDS encoding type 1 glutamine amidotransferase domain-containing protein, giving the protein MLFVKSSPRQEETNLRLTGKKVIALVDDEFEDLELWYPIYRVREEGAEVHLVGPTKGKKYIGKYGVPAEVEYSFEEVHANQYDGILVPGGWAPDKLRRYDKVLQLVKELNAAKKPIGQICHAGWVLISAGILKGVTVTSTPGIRDDMTNAGAIWKDEPVVVDGHIISARRPPDLPPYGKAFVDALISTSK; this is encoded by the coding sequence ATGTTATTCGTCAAGAGCAGTCCAAGACAGGAGGAAACGAATTTGAGACTTACTGGTAAAAAGGTCATTGCATTGGTTGATGATGAATTCGAGGATTTAGAGCTGTGGTACCCGATCTACCGCGTTCGAGAAGAAGGTGCCGAGGTACATCTGGTTGGACCTACGAAAGGCAAAAAATACATTGGGAAGTACGGCGTTCCTGCAGAGGTTGAATACTCATTTGAGGAAGTACATGCCAATCAATATGACGGTATTCTTGTTCCAGGGGGCTGGGCTCCAGACAAACTTCGTCGATATGATAAAGTACTGCAATTAGTTAAAGAATTGAACGCCGCAAAGAAGCCGATCGGTCAAATCTGTCATGCTGGATGGGTGTTAATTTCTGCTGGAATCCTTAAGGGAGTTACAGTTACATCAACACCAGGGATTCGTGATGATATGACCAATGCTGGAGCAATCTGGAAAGATGAACCAGTGGTAGTGGACGGGCATATTATCTCTGCTAGAAGGCCTCCAGATCTCCCTCCCTATGGCAAAGCATTTGTAGATGCGCTTATATCAACTTCTAAATAA